The following are from one region of the uncultured Hyphomonas sp. genome:
- a CDS encoding EAL domain-containing protein → FALDDFGAGYTAFRYLKDFYFDIIKIDGQFIRGIARDPDNQVLAHALVSIGRHFDMFTVAESVETVEDARYLIDIGVDCLQGYYYGVPSTEAPWLTSRLPKRA, encoded by the coding sequence TTCGCGCTCGACGATTTCGGCGCGGGCTATACCGCGTTCCGCTATCTCAAGGATTTCTACTTCGACATCATCAAGATCGACGGCCAGTTCATCCGCGGCATCGCGCGCGATCCGGACAATCAGGTTCTGGCGCACGCGCTGGTATCGATCGGGCGGCATTTCGACATGTTCACCGTCGCCGAATCGGTCGAAACGGTCGAGGATGCGCGCTACCTGATCGATATCGGCGTCGACTGCCTGCAGGGATATTACTATGGCGTCCCCTCGACCGAAGCCCCGTGGTTGACGTCGCGTCTGCCCAAACGGGCGTGA
- a CDS encoding patatin-like phospholipase family protein, which translates to MSHPALTDPDQLVFSGGGLRCFWQGGFLTRLAQDRTFHPRRITGVSGGALAGAAWLSGNAQRLLEAMCDAFEQRDSNLDLFDADAEGITPHQRLYSQVVADVLDDTAQAKVAEGPRFQILIAHPPKTGLPTLTGTALAAAYEAELHMVNAPHFGWAEKMGLSARLIDANEAARNGRLVDLVSAAAVIPPVFEPPLWDGARVVDGGMADQAPLPDPDEGCTLILLTRRYKRLPEVPSRVYLHPSEETPADKIDFTDPSKLRRTWELGAQDAERLIADGEKAEIVAQ; encoded by the coding sequence ATGAGCCACCCTGCCCTGACCGATCCCGACCAGCTGGTCTTTTCCGGCGGCGGGCTGCGCTGCTTCTGGCAGGGTGGGTTCCTGACCCGGCTGGCACAGGACCGCACCTTTCACCCGCGCCGGATCACGGGCGTCAGCGGTGGGGCACTGGCCGGGGCGGCATGGCTTTCGGGCAATGCCCAGCGTCTGCTTGAGGCGATGTGCGATGCGTTCGAACAACGCGACAGCAATCTCGACCTGTTCGACGCCGATGCCGAAGGCATTACCCCGCATCAACGGCTTTATTCGCAGGTTGTGGCCGATGTCCTCGATGACACGGCGCAGGCCAAGGTGGCCGAAGGGCCGCGCTTTCAGATCCTGATCGCCCATCCGCCGAAAACCGGCCTGCCCACCTTGACCGGCACCGCCCTTGCCGCCGCCTATGAAGCCGAGCTGCACATGGTGAACGCGCCGCATTTCGGCTGGGCCGAGAAGATGGGCCTCAGCGCCCGGCTGATCGACGCGAACGAGGCCGCGCGCAACGGCAGGCTGGTCGATCTGGTCAGCGCCGCGGCGGTAATCCCGCCGGTTTTCGAGCCGCCGCTCTGGGACGGGGCGCGCGTCGTCGATGGCGGTATGGCCGATCAGGCGCCGCTGCCCGACCCCGATGAGGGCTGCACGCTGATCCTGCTCACCCGGCGATACAAACGGCTGCCGGAGGTGCCGAGCCGGGTCTACCTACATCCCTCGGAAGAAACGCCCGCCGACAAGATCGATTTCACCGATCCGAGCAAATTGCGGCGAACATGGGAATTGGGCGCGCAAGACGCCGAGCGGCTCATCGCCGATGGCGAAAAGGCTGAAATAGTTGCGCAATAA
- a CDS encoding DMT family transporter, whose amino-acid sequence MTRDKATWVGFSAVALWALLALFTVASEPVPPFLLNALTFGIGGAVGLIWIGATGGLRQLRQVPLGAYAFGTLGLFGYHFLYFTALRMAPAAEAGLICYLWPLFIVVFSGLLPGETLRPGHLIGALMAFAGAVLIVAGGLGALSGALAGYGVAFAAALTWATYSLGSRRLKGVPTAAVAVNCLLTALLSIVAHIGLEATIWPVDATGWLAVIALGLGTSRAGLLHMGHRREGRGHSASGDSVLCSAPVVDPRPCCCRNGQGQPVAGRGCLADHGRRRSGRTRRIAPFRPPYSAARRVISSFRRNFCFFIWAMVISSEPGARCAAST is encoded by the coding sequence ATGACGCGGGACAAGGCAACATGGGTGGGCTTTTCGGCGGTAGCGCTCTGGGCGCTGCTGGCGCTGTTCACGGTCGCGTCGGAACCCGTGCCCCCGTTCCTGCTGAACGCGCTGACCTTCGGGATCGGCGGCGCGGTGGGCTTGATCTGGATCGGCGCGACCGGCGGGTTGCGGCAATTGCGACAGGTGCCTCTGGGCGCCTATGCCTTCGGGACGCTGGGGCTGTTCGGCTATCACTTTCTGTATTTCACCGCCCTGCGCATGGCCCCTGCGGCCGAGGCGGGGCTGATCTGCTATCTCTGGCCGCTATTCATCGTCGTTTTCTCGGGGCTTTTGCCCGGTGAAACGCTGCGTCCCGGTCACCTGATCGGCGCACTGATGGCCTTTGCGGGGGCCGTACTGATCGTCGCGGGCGGATTGGGGGCCTTGTCAGGTGCGCTGGCGGGCTATGGCGTTGCCTTCGCGGCGGCGCTGACCTGGGCCACCTATTCGCTGGGCTCGCGGCGGTTGAAAGGCGTTCCGACGGCTGCTGTCGCGGTCAACTGCCTGCTGACCGCGTTGCTGTCGATTGTGGCGCATATCGGTCTGGAAGCCACGATATGGCCCGTCGATGCGACGGGGTGGCTGGCCGTGATTGCGCTGGGACTCGGGACCAGTCGGGCTGGCCTTTTACACATGGGACATCGGCGTGAAGGGCGGGGACATTCAGCTTCTGGGGACAGCGTCCTATGCAGCGCCCCTGTTGTCGACCCTCGCCCTTGTTGTTGCCGGAATGGCCAGGGCCAGCCTGTCGCTGGCCGTGGCTGCCTTGCTGATCACGGGCGGCGCCGTTCTGGCCGCACGCGCCGGATCGCGCCGTTCAGGCCGCCTTATTCGGCGGCGAGACGCGTAATCTCTTCCTTCAGGCGCAACTTCTGCTTCTTCATATGGGCGATGGTCATATCATCGGAGCCCGGTGCACGTTGCGCGGCTTCGACCTGA
- a CDS encoding methyltransferase domain-containing protein, with translation MELGCGAGTALIALASRVAGLSLSGVERQPFYAELARRNMAENGLEARIATGDLRSIPAELRLPFDHVLANPPYYRSTGPAARDAGRDAALREETPLADWVDCGLKRLKSGGYLTIIHLAERLPELLIAIGTRAACRVRPIAARQQRSAGRIVLQARKGSRAAFVMQAPLVMHEGEAHVADGDDFTRTARAILRGGAALDWG, from the coding sequence TTGGAACTCGGCTGCGGCGCGGGAACGGCGCTGATCGCGCTGGCGTCGCGGGTGGCGGGATTGTCGCTGTCAGGGGTCGAGCGGCAGCCCTTCTACGCCGAGCTGGCGCGCCGGAACATGGCCGAGAATGGTCTGGAGGCCCGCATCGCGACCGGGGATCTGCGGTCGATTCCCGCCGAGTTGCGTCTGCCTTTCGATCACGTTCTGGCCAATCCGCCCTATTATCGCTCAACCGGCCCCGCCGCGCGCGATGCCGGGCGCGATGCCGCGCTGCGCGAGGAAACGCCGCTGGCCGATTGGGTGGATTGCGGTCTCAAGCGATTGAAAAGCGGCGGGTATCTGACGATCATCCATCTGGCCGAGCGGTTGCCTGAGCTCTTGATCGCGATCGGAACGCGCGCCGCCTGCCGGGTGCGTCCGATTGCCGCGCGGCAACAACGATCCGCCGGAAGGATCGTGTTGCAAGCCCGAAAGGGCAGCCGGGCGGCTTTCGTGATGCAGGCCCCCCTCGTTATGCATGAAGGCGAGGCCCATGTCGCCGACGGTGACGATTTTACACGCACAGCACGCGCGATCCTGCGGGGCGGAGCGGCGCTGGACTGGGGCTGA
- a CDS encoding DUF2007 domain-containing protein: MKELLRTTDPTVIPFATALLAAEGIEAFPVDVHMSALSIVPQRLLVRDEQLFMQRQSCVTTTCR; this comes from the coding sequence ATGAAAGAACTGCTGCGTACGACCGACCCGACGGTCATCCCCTTCGCAACGGCGCTTCTTGCGGCGGAAGGTATAGAGGCGTTTCCCGTGGACGTCCATATGAGCGCGTTGTCCATCGTGCCGCAGCGGCTGCTGGTCCGCGACGAACAACTCTTCATGCAAAGGCAATCCTGCGTGACAACAACGTGCCGTTGA
- a CDS encoding polyprenyl synthetase family protein — MRSLNGKPWSLSKQRQPPMNVTSVSPLEALSRVLTDDMDQVNALIRTRMMSENAPRIPEVTAHLIEAGGKRIRPMLTLAAARLCGYQGDDHVKLAATVEFIHTATLLHDDVVDESGQRRGRPTANLLWDNKSSVLVGDYLFARAFQLMVEPGNLRALSILSNAAAVIAEGEVLQLTAAQNIATTEDTYMTVIRGKTAALFSAATQVGPVITGAPEEQVQAMFDYGDALGICFQIVDDYLDYGGAGNAIGKNLGDDFRERKLTLPVIRAIAAADDEERAFWDRTIARGQQEDGDLDTAMALLEKHGALASTRQAALDWAARAREALAPMPGHPLKAMLSDLADFVVERVN, encoded by the coding sequence ATGAGATCACTAAACGGCAAGCCCTGGAGCTTGTCAAAGCAGAGGCAGCCGCCGATGAATGTCACCTCCGTCAGCCCGCTCGAAGCCCTGTCTCGAGTCCTGACCGATGACATGGATCAGGTGAACGCCCTGATTCGCACCCGCATGATGTCCGAGAACGCGCCGCGCATCCCCGAGGTGACCGCGCATCTGATCGAAGCGGGCGGCAAACGCATCCGCCCGATGCTGACGCTCGCCGCCGCGCGGCTATGCGGCTATCAGGGCGACGATCACGTCAAGCTGGCCGCGACGGTCGAGTTCATCCACACCGCGACATTGCTGCATGACGATGTGGTCGATGAAAGCGGCCAGCGGCGCGGGCGTCCGACCGCGAACCTGCTTTGGGACAACAAATCAAGTGTGCTGGTGGGCGACTATCTGTTCGCCCGGGCATTCCAGCTGATGGTCGAGCCTGGCAATCTGCGCGCCCTGTCGATCCTGTCGAACGCCGCCGCCGTGATCGCCGAGGGCGAGGTTCTGCAACTGACAGCGGCGCAGAACATCGCCACCACGGAAGACACCTATATGACGGTGATCCGGGGCAAGACAGCGGCCTTGTTCTCGGCGGCGACGCAGGTCGGACCGGTCATCACCGGCGCGCCTGAAGAGCAGGTGCAGGCGATGTTCGATTACGGCGACGCGCTGGGGATCTGCTTTCAGATCGTCGACGATTATCTGGATTACGGCGGCGCCGGGAATGCGATCGGCAAGAACCTTGGCGACGATTTCCGCGAGCGCAAACTGACCCTGCCGGTGATCCGCGCCATCGCCGCAGCCGATGACGAGGAACGCGCGTTCTGGGACCGCACGATTGCGCGCGGCCAGCAGGAAGACGGCGATCTGGACACCGCCATGGCGCTGCTTGAGAAACACGGCGCGCTGGCCTCGACCCGTCAGGCGGCTCTGGACTGGGCCGCGCGGGCGCGCGAGGCGCTGGCACCGATGCCCGGGCATCCGCTGAAAGCGATGCTGTCGGATCTGGCGGATTTCGTTGTGGAACGCGTCAACTAG